The genomic window GAGGGAAatcccaattaaaaaaatcgaatttccCCTCTCTATAAATCCGACAAGTTATCATAACGcaacatggtttttttttaaatcttcagaTATGGATTCATATAAAAGGTCCTGGGTATATTTAATGAGATACTTATATCATTTTGTTCTCTTCAACTCCAAACAACTTCTATTCAAACTGAATCATGAGTCTTGGAATCAAGTTTCTTATTTTGAGTGCAGTCCTTGTGGGATTTTCTCATTCACAAAATATCCAAAAAGCAGCTGCTGCAGCTCCAGCTCCTGGAGGAGATGACTGTAATTGCCAATGCATTTCTCTACAGTTCAGAGATTCAAGAGGAAGAACATACGGAAACTGCAGGAGGTAAGGCAACTGGATAGAGATCCGAGATATACGTATAATCTATCATTCTTTCTTCTTACTTTATAGCACTACCAATGGAGCTCAGTGGTGTTATGTCAAATATGATGGATTTAGCCCATGTCCTGATCTTCGGGTATCCCAACGTTTCAGGGGACGCTACTGGTCCAATCACGCCTGTGCCACTCCAGCTGAGAACTCTCCTATCTGCAGATCAGTTTTCCCTCCATTTATTCCATTATCAGCTTCCTCCCCTGCCTCTTCCGTTCCATCCAAGAATGTCGCCGATGGCGTCTTTTAATCCCAtttatctgtttattttatttttattgtaaggagctctatattttaacaataatcaATAATTGATGTTGAATGCATTTCTTAGAAAAAGTACTTGTGatcattaaatgtaataaaatgtttcaacTTGCctgataattttgtatataaatactgATTTGGGTTTGATTTCTTTATGAACAGgttc from Lepeophtheirus salmonis chromosome 1, UVic_Lsal_1.4, whole genome shotgun sequence includes these protein-coding regions:
- the LOC121128070 gene encoding uncharacterized protein, which encodes MSLGIKFLILSAVLVGFSHSQNIQKAAAAAPAPGGDDCNCQCISLQFRDSRGRTYGNCRSTTNGAQWCYVKYDGFSPCPDLRVSQRFRGRYWSNHACATPAENSPICRSVFPPFIPLSASSPASSVPSKNVADGVF